The following nucleotide sequence is from Candidatus Cloacimonadota bacterium.
ACAACAAGTTCCTCTTCGTCATAGAATTTATAATTTGTAGGTTCGGTGGAAGTTCCTGCACCATTAATAAGATGTCCATTGATCTGAACAGCATTTTCCAATTCGGTTTCGGAACGATAGAGATTCCAACCCAGATTATTGGATTCAGATTGAGTTGTCCATTCGAGGAGAGAAGAACCGTTTGCATATACTGCGGTGAAAGATGAAAGGGTAATAGGAGTTGGAGAATCTTCATCAAGGTAAAAATATACTGTCTCAACATTATCGGACAGAGTTATATTCTCGATCGTAGAAGAAATGTATCCATCCGAATATCCGGTAATATCAAAAGTCCCATTAGGAAGATAAACAATAAAGTAGCCGGAATTATGGTCTGCACCGGCATAATACCAATTTATCCCATTTTCTGCATTTATCCAGGCATAATCGTCCGTTGGATGTCCAAAGGAGTCATAAACATATCCTTCGATAGCAGAAAGAGTTGAGTAATAATTGAAATCCATACCGGTAGAACCGGACAATACTTCATGATAGTTGTCGTTCGTATAAGCCCAATCAGGTGCATCTTCCCAGAGACTGACATTATAGTCTGCCATGCTGGATACGGGAAGAGAGTAAGAACCATCAGCTTCCGTAAAATCAAAAGAATATCCCAGATCGCAATCGCAATTAACTTCTACATCTGAAAGAGGAGAACCATCCAAATAAACAGCACCTTGAATAGTAGAATCAGTAGAGTAAACAGTAAAATCTACAGTTTCAGTGGCGCCGTCAGCAACAAAAATTTCAATTTCTTTGGGACTCAAATAATCAGGGATTAATTCCTCTTCCCATAATCTTACCCGGTAATATCCTTCTGCTACTCCAATACTATAAAATCCGAATTCATTTGTAATGGAAAAGAAGCCTGGTCCTTCTCCCTGACCTGCTTCTACTTCATAACCTATTAGAGGACTTCCAAGTTCATCTAAAACATAACCTTCTATAAATGAGGAGGGAGCAACAAAATGAAAATCATACCCGGTTAAATGACCATCGATCAAAACATCAGGATAAGGTTCTTGAGGTATCATTCCTCCGGTCACCCCTAAATGATCCATCGCCTGAACATCATAATTAGCTGCTTCCGGAACATGACAAATATAATAACCGGCAGCATCGGTAAAAGCCATCCAGGCTGGACCTGAATCGGGACGAACATCGATAATTATACCTTGAACTGCGGGTGTTACATCTCCGGAAACAGAATAATCACTGATAATAGATTCGATGAACACATAAGCGACATCGATTTCT
It contains:
- a CDS encoding T9SS type A sorting domain-containing protein — translated: MKKTFLTGIILTLFVSVLFADNIQLFDMRTSLNPLEVSTTKNSNINNHSYRTNFRDPIDIKINGQDSTHITQGNDYIITIQFSAGYFSAQLSEWIDMDGNGQWDAAIDFDLHETEDIADNDANDEDPTVGIYQETMYGDEDGPNRVGNLGLLYIAEDGREIDVAYVFIESIISDYSVSGDVTPAVQGIIIDVRPDSGPAWMAFTDAAGYYICHVPEAANYDVQAMDHLGVTGGMIPQEPYPDVLIDGHLTGYDFHFVAPSSFIEGYVLDELGSPLIGYEVEAGQGEGPGFFSITNEFGFYSIGVAEGYYRVRLWEEELIPDYLSPKEIEIFVADGATETVDFTVYSTDSTIQGAVYLDGSPLSDVEVNCDCDLGYSFDFTEADGSYSLPVSSMADYNVSLWEDAPDWAYTNDNYHEVLSGSTGMDFNYYSTLSAIEGYVYDSFGHPTDDYAWINAENGINWYYAGADHNSGYFIVYLPNGTFDITGYSDGYISSTIENITLSDNVETVYFYLDEDSPTPITLSSFTAVYANGSSLLEWTTQSESNNLGWNLYRSETELENAVQINGHLINGAGTSTEPTNYKFYDEEELVVNNTYLYWLESISFSGETEHIGPISLTIPEEGENPDDPNMEVFGLFQNYPNPAGNITSISFNLKEAANCELNIYNAKGQLIRTFKKDNAVKDSFVWNGTNDNGEEVSSGIYFYRLEAGNETYIKKMILME